The genomic interval GATTCACATAATACATCAATCAGTCGCCCGCTTTCAGCCTTGCTTCTTTTTTTTCCCTTTGCGTTTCAGCCACGCCACCATAATAATGCTGCTAAATATGATAACAAGCAAATAAGTAAATATTTCGTATACATCCCTCATGTCGCTCATAACTGCTCAACCTGCCTCTCAGCTTTCAAAATCAACGCTGACGGAAGCTTCACGAACTTGCATCATGTGTTCAATAACTTTTTTATGTACAGGATGCACTTGATACACTTCTAGCGCTTCCAAAGATTCGAACTTCGTAATAAGAGCGATATCGTAAGAACGCTCCGAATGCACAACATCCACGCCAACCTCAATCGACTTTAATACATCGATTTGCCCTTCCATATCCCTAAGCACTTGTGCGGTACGCGCTACGCTCTCTGCGCTGCCATCTTTTAATTTGAAAAATACGATATGAGTAAGCATTATTTAGTTCCTCCTCTAATATTGACGCATAACTTTTGTCTATTTGTCACATAATAACCTATGCAGTCGCATTACGGCAATCTTTAACACGAAGGGGCTCGGTGTACGTTATGCGCTATCCGGTTACAATTGTTGCAACAGTTATTGGACTAGCTATCTGCTTGTTCAACTCCACGGGTTACGACCCGCACAATCTTGTTTTCTTCATGTTTAGCATTCCCGCTTGGGTCGTTGATTTATTTGTTGACGTGCACGAGGTTAACGTCTTGCTCATGTATGTGCTTACTGTTGCTACATGGGCGCTGCTTGGCTTTCTCGCCGACGTGCTTATCGTACGCAGCCGTGACAAAGAGCATCATCCTCGTTCAGCACGATAGCTTTATTTTAGGCAAAAAGGAGCCTTTCGGCTCCTTTCTCATTTCTACAGCACATGAATCAATTACGCACTAGGCTGCTTCAACCACTAAAGTCGATTCCATCGTTGTATGTCCTTGACCGCATGGAATGGAACAATAGATTCTGTAAGTACCTGGCTCTTTAAATTCCAAATCTGTTTCCGGGTGATCGTTATCCAAAGCTACTTTAAGCTCGTCAATATGCATCCCGTGGATACCGCTTTTGTTGGAAAGTTTTAGTCTAACTTTGTCTCCAACTTTAACTTTGTACTCTTTTTGATCAAATACAAAATCGTTGGACGCTACAACCTTCAATAAAGTCATGCCCTCTGGCAACGAGGCAGACTCATCAACCGGCTTAGCTGGCAGTGCGAATGTGAGCAAATATAAGCCCAGCAAAGACGCCGCTGCGAATACAGTAAACATAATCCACTTATGCATTGCTATGTGCTCCCCTTTGCGATCATAATGTCTACCTCTTATATTACATAAGATCGTCCGAAGTTCTCAACCTTAAACTACGGAAAGCTGAAAAGTTTTTTTGTTATTTTGACAAAACCATGAACAATTACAAAATTAGCTGGACAAATACTGTTTTAACACCCGTTCAGACTCCGCTTTTACAAAGCCCCACAGCATAAAAAAACGATGATGGTACCCTCTGCACACATATTCGGCATGCAAACCATCGGCTTCGCGCTTCTCCTCATACACCTTTATTCCTGTTTCGCGGAATTTCCTTCTAATTCCAGCGAGGTCGAGCAGCACCCGATCCTGCATGCCGCGCATCATCGATTCATAGAACCGCGGCAGTTTAATGGCTGAAGTGCCGATCACACGTATATCATGATCCAAAATACGCATAACAATGCCAAGCAAAACGTACTGCTTCACCAGCACAAGCTCTTCCTCGGTCTGTATCGGTGGATTAGCTGCCATTCTGACTTTTCCGCGGGCTTCTTCCTCTTTAGCGGCCATTGCCACCCCTCCAAATAAGAACGTTTGTTCTTATTATAGCGAGGAGCGAGGATTTGATGCAAGTTAATTTACTATTACCCAAAAGTTAACTTTTAATCCTGCTTGGCACGATTGTTTGCGAGTCGTGGATTCGTATCCGTTGCATGACATAGGCATAAATCAATTTTTACCAAACCCAATGCAATACAACATGCTTAAAAATGCGGCTCGCTCGCGCTAACAACTGCCTCTTCGCTTTACCCAAAAAAATGAATACCCTTGTAAGCACGACTGCGTGCTTACAAGGGTATTGCTGTCATTACTTTAAAGTACTTCATTATGTACGTCTTCATATTACCATAGTTCATATTACCATAGTAAAATTACGAAATTCAAAGTCAGCTAACCTGCCTCTCCCAAACCAAACAACCCCTATAAATACAAAAGGAACCATCGCTGTAATTCGCGTGATTCCTTCGGTGTTTCTTATTCAGCTTCGCCTGCTTCTCCTGCAAAGTAGGTGTACGTTTGATCGTTGGATTGACGCCCAGCCAGCTGCCCCGCAGTGCATCCGGCGTCATGCGCCCTTGCTGCGCCAGCTTCTGCCTTGCTTTTCTCGCCTTGCTAATAGACATTAGTAATGCCTCCCAAAAAAAAAGTATTATAAAGCAGCACCACCGAGCAAGCATAAACTTAGCTTCCTGCGGCTCGCTTCCTCCTATTATACGATGAAAACGTCCTTTGCGAAAGACGCTAGCGTGCGTGCAATAATTCAAACTCCTTGCGCAGCATCGTAAATACAAGCAGCTCAATAAAATTCCCATCCTCAAACTCAAATTCCCTTGGCTGACTATCTTGTTTGAAACCGAGCTTACAGAGCAGGTTGATCGATGCAGTGTTTGACGGATCTACCTTTGCCTCGATGCAATGCAGCTTCATTCTGTTGAAGCCAAAAGCGATAATGGGAGCCGCTACCTCACTCATAATCCCTTTCCGCCAGTAGCTTGGAGATAGATCATAACCTAAATCCGTACGCGCATGCTCCTTCAAATAATGTAAAAACCCACAGGTGCCGATTACTTTACCCGAGCTCTTCTCTTCAATTATCCATCTGATGCCTATTTGTAGAGCATAAATCTCCAAATGCCAATTCATTTCCTGCCATGCCTCGTCTTCTGCGGAGAAAGGCAGCAGCGGTGTATATTTGACAACATCATCATTGGAATAGAGCTCAAACAATTCATGCACATCCCGCTGCTCTGTTTTTCGCAAAATAAAACGATCCGTCTCTATTCGCGGAAACGTCTGAAATGAGAATGACGCACCCATCTATTCAACCCCTTTTCCCATCATACAAACACGTAAAATACATAATCTTTCCCTTGCATCATAAGCTTGAAAAATGAGCCTTGCATGTGAACTTGCCATATAATCACGTTTGCGGGAGGAAAATAATGCATGTTAAATCCAAATGAGCACAGCCGCGAAGAAGCACGTTTCTTCACATCGACTGATCCGAGGATAGATACGCTTATCTATCCTTTGCCTGAAACCTGGTGGAGCCGTCCCTATGAGTATGAATGGTGCCGAACGCTCATTTCACCAAATGATATCGTACTGGATGCAGCCTGCGGCATTTCTCACCCATTAAAATTTTATTTGGGCGGCGTTTGCAAGGAAGTGCATGCTTGCGATTTCGATGCGCGCATTAGCTCGTGGGAGGCTATTTCTCAGGAAATTATTCAGGACGTAGGACAGCCAGCTCTCCAGTTAATAACCAACCACCAGGGCTGGTCCAAGGTTCAATATGCTCAGGCAAGTATAACTGACCTGCCTTATGAGGATAATTATTTTGACATCATCTTCTGTATTTCTGTGCTTGAGCATCTAAGACATGTGGATCAGGACCTCAGCTTAAAAGAATTCGCAAGAACAGTGAAACCAGGAGGCCGGATCGCGCTAACCTTCGATTATCCGACAGTTGACTTGCAGCAGCTCAAACGCGCCGCCGAATCCGCAGGACTCACATATGGCGGCGAATTTGAGGCGACGCCCAGCTCTACTGCTATTAGCTCAACTATGTGGGGAACGTTATATTGCTTTAGAGTACTGTTAAACAAACCAGTATGATTTTCTATTTAGG from Paenibacillus sp. FSL K6-3182 carries:
- a CDS encoding class I SAM-dependent methyltransferase, with translation MLNPNEHSREEARFFTSTDPRIDTLIYPLPETWWSRPYEYEWCRTLISPNDIVLDAACGISHPLKFYLGGVCKEVHACDFDARISSWEAISQEIIQDVGQPALQLITNHQGWSKVQYAQASITDLPYEDNYFDIIFCISVLEHLRHVDQDLSLKEFARTVKPGGRIALTFDYPTVDLQQLKRAAESAGLTYGGEFEATPSSTAISSTMWGTLYCFRVLLNKPV
- a CDS encoding Dabb family protein — translated: MLTHIVFFKLKDGSAESVARTAQVLRDMEGQIDVLKSIEVGVDVVHSERSYDIALITKFESLEALEVYQVHPVHKKVIEHMMQVREASVSVDFES
- a CDS encoding cytochrome c oxidase subunit II, with protein sequence MHKWIMFTVFAAASLLGLYLLTFALPAKPVDESASLPEGMTLLKVVASNDFVFDQKEYKVKVGDKVRLKLSNKSGIHGMHIDELKVALDNDHPETDLEFKEPGTYRIYCSIPCGQGHTTMESTLVVEAA
- a CDS encoding GNAT family protein, with the protein product MGASFSFQTFPRIETDRFILRKTEQRDVHELFELYSNDDVVKYTPLLPFSAEDEAWQEMNWHLEIYALQIGIRWIIEEKSSGKVIGTCGFLHYLKEHARTDLGYDLSPSYWRKGIMSEVAAPIIAFGFNRMKLHCIEAKVDPSNTASINLLCKLGFKQDSQPREFEFEDGNFIELLVFTMLRKEFELLHAR